The following coding sequences are from one uncultured Bacteroides sp. window:
- a CDS encoding S41 family peptidase, producing the protein MKRYLNRKSAVVIVFALMIAAFFSFRNGGSRSFQLAKNIEIFNAIVKELDMFYVDTINPNKTLREGIDAMLMSLDPYTNYFPEEDKNELEQMINGSYGGVGSVIAYDSKLKRSVIAEPYEGMPAAEVGLKVGDILMAIDGKDLAGKNNSEVSEMLRGQVGTAFNLQVERPGTKKRLDFTLVRKSIQLPTVPYAGILSDHKVGYINLSSFSGNPSKEFKKAFLDLKKKGMGALVIDLRGNGGGLLDQAVEIINFFVPRGKTIVVTKGKIKQASNTYKTLREPLDTEIPIAVLVNSRTASSSEILAGALQDLDRAVIIGTRTFGKGLVQVPRSLPYGGTLKVTTSKYYIPSGRCVQALDYKHRNEDGSVGRLPDSLTNVFYTADGREVRDGGGITPDIVVKPQKMPNILFYLIDDNLIFNYATQYCLKHSTISTPDKFVLSNADYADFKALVKASDFKYDQQSEKILKSLKEAAKFEGYMDDTANEFKTLEKKFTHNLDRDLNYFSKDIRNMISVEIIKRYYYQRGSIIQQLKDDDDLKQAVKILSTGEEYNQILAATGK; encoded by the coding sequence ATGAAAAGATACCTAAATAGAAAGAGTGCTGTCGTGATTGTGTTTGCTTTGATGATCGCGGCTTTTTTTAGTTTTAGAAATGGAGGTAGCCGTAGCTTTCAGTTAGCTAAAAACATCGAGATATTTAATGCTATTGTGAAAGAGCTTGATATGTTTTATGTAGACACAATTAATCCGAATAAAACTCTTCGTGAAGGGATCGATGCGATGTTAATGTCTTTAGATCCTTATACTAATTATTTTCCTGAGGAGGATAAAAATGAGTTGGAACAAATGATTAATGGCTCTTATGGTGGAGTTGGCTCTGTAATAGCGTATGATTCAAAACTTAAGCGTTCTGTTATAGCTGAGCCATATGAAGGTATGCCGGCAGCGGAAGTTGGGCTGAAGGTTGGTGATATTTTGATGGCAATAGATGGTAAGGATCTGGCAGGAAAAAATAATTCAGAAGTGAGTGAAATGCTTAGAGGGCAGGTTGGTACAGCTTTTAACTTGCAGGTGGAAAGACCTGGAACTAAAAAAAGGTTAGACTTTACTCTTGTTCGAAAGTCGATACAGCTACCCACTGTTCCGTATGCAGGAATTCTTAGTGATCATAAGGTTGGATATATTAATTTGAGTAGTTTCTCAGGTAATCCCTCTAAAGAGTTTAAAAAGGCTTTTCTTGATTTAAAAAAGAAAGGTATGGGGGCATTGGTTATTGATTTGCGCGGTAATGGCGGCGGGTTACTTGATCAAGCAGTTGAAATTATTAACTTTTTCGTCCCGCGTGGCAAAACGATAGTAGTTACTAAAGGGAAAATAAAGCAGGCTAGTAATACTTATAAAACTTTGCGTGAACCACTAGATACAGAGATCCCTATAGCTGTGCTTGTTAACAGTCGTACGGCTTCATCGTCTGAAATATTAGCAGGAGCGCTTCAAGATCTTGATAGAGCTGTTATTATTGGTACTCGAACTTTTGGTAAAGGATTGGTCCAAGTTCCTCGTTCATTGCCGTATGGAGGAACGCTGAAAGTTACAACTTCTAAATACTATATCCCAAGTGGGCGTTGTGTGCAAGCTCTTGATTATAAACATAGAAATGAAGATGGAAGCGTAGGTCGATTGCCAGATAGCTTAACTAATGTGTTTTACACTGCTGATGGGCGTGAGGTACGGGATGGAGGAGGAATTACTCCCGATATAGTTGTTAAACCTCAAAAGATGCCTAATATTCTGTTTTATCTAATTGATGATAACTTAATATTCAATTATGCAACTCAGTATTGTTTAAAACATTCTACAATATCTACTCCTGATAAGTTTGTCTTATCAAATGCTGACTATGCTGATTTTAAAGCTTTAGTAAAGGCTTCAGATTTTAAATATGATCAGCAGAGTGAGAAAATTCTTAAAAGTTTAAAGGAAGCGGCTAAGTTTGAAGGTTATATGGATGATACCGCCAATGAATTTAAGACATTAGAGAAGAAATTTACTCATAATCTTGATCGCGATTTAAATTACTTCTCTAAAGATATTAGGAATATGATATCTGTGGAAATTATTAAACGTTATTATTATCAACGGGGTAGTATAATACAACAATTGAAAGATGATGATGATTTGAAACAAGCTGTAAAAATATTGTCTACCGGAGAAGAGTACAATCAGATTCTTGCGGCAACAGGAAAGTAA
- a CDS encoding adenosine kinase, with protein MDKIIGLGNALVDVLATLNDDSLLAEMELPKGSMQLIDEFKLQKINERFNNMDTHLATGGSAGNAILGLACLGAKTGFIGKVGDDEYGRFYRENLHKNGIEEKLLIGDLPSGVASTFISPDGERTFGTYLGAASTLRAEDLSFSMFHGYTYFFLEGYLVQDHDMILKAIRLAKRAGLQVCLDMASYNIVEADLDFFSFLVKEYVDILFANEEEARSFTGKEPEEALEEIAKMCSIVVVKLGARGSYIRKGTSTIEAEALPVGKVLDTTGAGDYFAAGFLYGLTNGCSLPKCAKIASILSGNVIQVIGTTIPGVQWDEIKLNISEIL; from the coding sequence ATGGACAAAATAATAGGATTAGGTAACGCCCTTGTAGATGTACTTGCAACTTTGAATGATGATTCTCTTCTTGCCGAGATGGAATTACCTAAAGGTAGTATGCAGTTGATAGATGAATTTAAGCTTCAAAAAATTAATGAACGTTTTAATAACATGGATACACATTTAGCAACAGGAGGATCTGCTGGTAATGCTATTTTGGGGTTGGCATGTTTGGGGGCTAAAACAGGTTTTATTGGCAAAGTTGGAGATGATGAATATGGACGCTTCTATAGGGAAAATCTTCATAAAAATGGAATTGAGGAAAAATTATTGATTGGGGATCTTCCTTCGGGAGTTGCTTCTACATTTATTTCACCCGATGGGGAACGTACTTTTGGAACATACCTTGGAGCAGCTTCAACTTTGAGGGCAGAAGACTTGTCATTTTCGATGTTTCATGGATATACCTATTTTTTTCTTGAGGGTTATTTAGTGCAAGATCATGATATGATTTTAAAAGCTATTCGCCTTGCTAAAAGAGCTGGGTTGCAAGTTTGCTTAGATATGGCGAGCTATAATATTGTGGAAGCTGATCTTGACTTTTTCTCGTTTTTGGTAAAAGAATATGTAGATATACTTTTTGCAAACGAAGAAGAGGCTAGAAGTTTTACGGGTAAGGAGCCTGAAGAAGCTTTAGAGGAAATCGCAAAAATGTGTAGTATTGTTGTTGTAAAACTTGGGGCTCGTGGATCTTATATTCGTAAGGGAACAAGCACCATTGAGGCTGAAGCTTTGCCTGTAGGAAAAGTGCTTGATACAACAGGAGCTGGGGATTATTTTGCAGCAGGTTTTTTGTATGGTTTAACTAATGGTTGTTCTTTGCCTAAATGTGCGAAAATTGCTTCTATCCTTTCTGGAAATGTTATTCAAGTTATTGGTACTACTATTCCTGGCGTACAATGGGATGAAATAAAGTTAAATATTAGTGAGATATTATAG
- a CDS encoding ComF family protein has protein sequence MIEWIKSIFALFFPRCCVVCGNPLLDAEEVLCVKCNMDMPRTGYHFFPENPAERLFWGKIRIERATSFFFYLKGSDYKNILYDLKYRGNKKLGETMGRFIATELCCSHFFEGIDVIIPVPLHPDKKIKRGYNQSDWIAKGVAAVSGISVNLAAVTRIKDTETQTKKTNFERWENVSGIFELISSPSCFEGKHILIIDDVLTTGATIIACASAFNGISNLRVSVLTLAMAM, from the coding sequence ATGATAGAGTGGATTAAATCCATTTTTGCTCTTTTCTTTCCTCGCTGTTGTGTTGTCTGTGGAAATCCTCTCCTTGATGCTGAAGAAGTGTTGTGTGTAAAATGTAATATGGATATGCCTCGTACAGGTTATCACTTTTTTCCGGAAAACCCTGCTGAACGTCTTTTCTGGGGTAAAATTCGTATTGAACGTGCTACCTCTTTTTTCTTTTATTTAAAAGGAAGTGACTATAAAAATATTTTATATGATTTGAAGTACCGGGGAAATAAAAAACTTGGAGAAACAATGGGGCGTTTTATTGCTACAGAGTTATGCTGTTCACATTTCTTTGAGGGAATAGATGTGATTATTCCTGTTCCTTTACATCCTGATAAGAAAATTAAACGTGGGTATAATCAGAGTGACTGGATTGCAAAAGGAGTGGCAGCTGTATCTGGTATAAGTGTTAATTTGGCAGCTGTTACGAGGATAAAAGACACAGAAACACAAACTAAAAAAACGAATTTTGAACGCTGGGAAAATGTAAGTGGTATATTTGAATTGATTTCTTCTCCTTCTTGTTTTGAGGGAAAGCATATTTTAATTATTGATGATGTTTTAACTACTGGAGCCACCATAATAGCTTGTGCATCAGCTTTTAATGGAATTTCTAACTTACGTGTTAGTGTTCTGACATTGGCTATGGCAATGTAG
- a CDS encoding NUDIX domain-containing protein, with protein sequence MEHPLLQFRYCPKCGSNHFSIHNEKSKKCMACGFTYYFNPSSATVAFILNKESELLVCKRAKNPAKDTLDLPGGFVDMNETAEEAISREVFEETGLSMQNATYLFSLPNIYVYSDFSVHTLDSFFLCQVEKTDILKAMDDVADSFFIPLKEIEPTKFGLDSVRKGVIRFLKLLNSDSTTIKVG encoded by the coding sequence ATGGAACATCCTCTCCTACAATTTCGCTACTGCCCCAAATGCGGCTCAAATCATTTTTCTATTCATAACGAGAAATCAAAAAAATGCATGGCATGTGGGTTTACATATTACTTTAACCCCTCTTCAGCAACTGTCGCTTTTATTCTAAATAAAGAAAGCGAACTACTTGTATGCAAGCGAGCGAAGAATCCAGCCAAAGACACATTAGATTTACCAGGTGGCTTCGTCGATATGAATGAAACAGCAGAAGAAGCTATTAGCAGAGAAGTCTTTGAGGAAACTGGACTTAGCATGCAAAACGCTACTTACCTTTTCTCGCTACCTAATATTTATGTATATTCTGATTTTTCTGTTCATACACTTGATTCATTTTTCTTATGCCAAGTAGAAAAAACAGATATCTTAAAAGCCATGGACGATGTTGCTGATTCTTTTTTTATACCTTTAAAAGAAATAGAGCCTACTAAGTTTGGATTAGATTCAGTGCGTAAAGGAGTTATTCGCTTTTTAAAACTGCTCAACTCAGATTCTACAACAATAAAAGTAGGATGA
- a CDS encoding tetratricopeptide repeat protein, producing MKKKFIQIIFAFICSSSITILAQTSNILPPTLQLYETGKRLFEEKNFAAAILPLQNFVRQAPESFSFQEAEYMLACSYYELKDVNSITILRSYLKKYPDSPHSNRIYALIASHYFFEEKYDEALAIFNSVHPNFLSKEEQAEMTYQLAICNLKTGKTQEAAIRFATLKTISNKYNQDCLYYTSYIRYTQQKYEVALDGFLQLQNNLKYKTFVPYYIAQIYLIQKQYSKAKEIAKGYLKKDSQNKHSIDMYRILGESYYYSENYQQATKFFQTYLNSLNIKPQRNIVYMLGLAYYKTKVFSKAAATLGEITTTHDELTQNAYLHMGLAYLQLAEKNKARMAFEQAAADNTNLKIKEQAAYNYALCIHDTSFSAFGESVNAFEQFLNEFPKSQYTEEINSYLVEVYMNTRNYQYALKSIDRISNPGMRIMEAKQKILFQLGLQAFTNSSFEEAMKYFTKSISLGQYNRETKANSFYWRGETFYRLHDLLKSSNDFKEYLSISKTVSSKMYPIAHYNLGYINFEQKNYSQAENWFIKYINLEKEKNSLTLADTYNRIGDCNFYIRNFSTATEYYSKAESMNTSNGDYSFYQLAIVSGLQKDYSGKITLLNRLMGKYPSSPYITNALYEKGRSYVQMNNNKQAINTFKELAQRYPQSPISRKASAEIGLLYYQDEDYSQAIKAYKNVITQYPESEEAELALRDLKSIYIDTNRISDFTTLVSSLPGNMHVSTNEQDSLTYVAAEKIYMRKNILQAQKSLNSYLEKYPNGAFKINAHYYLCLIGEKQRNDKMVLDHSAEILKYPNNQFAEKALIFRSEILFKQKKYNETLELYKQLQESASTYENRSLAQVGILRSAYLSNNDSQTIDAANNLLSDPKINPELRTEATYDRAKSYLKLGTDKKAMTDLRTLSKDTRNIYGAEAKYLIAQKLYDAKEYESAEKELLDFIDKSTPHAYWLARGFILLSDVYVAMNKKLDARQYLLSLQQNYHADDNIKSMIKNRLQKLNK from the coding sequence ATGAAAAAGAAATTTATCCAAATCATATTTGCATTCATTTGTTCCTCGTCTATTACCATATTGGCACAGACTAGCAATATATTGCCGCCCACCCTTCAACTATATGAAACAGGAAAAAGACTTTTTGAAGAAAAAAACTTTGCTGCTGCTATCTTACCGCTACAAAACTTTGTAAGACAAGCCCCTGAGTCTTTTAGTTTTCAGGAGGCCGAGTATATGTTGGCATGCTCTTATTATGAATTAAAAGATGTCAATAGTATTACTATACTAAGAAGTTATCTAAAGAAATACCCCGATTCTCCTCACAGCAATAGAATATATGCTTTGATAGCTTCACACTATTTTTTTGAAGAGAAATATGACGAAGCATTAGCTATATTTAATTCTGTACATCCTAATTTCTTAAGTAAAGAAGAACAAGCTGAAATGACTTACCAGCTAGCTATATGCAATTTAAAAACAGGTAAAACGCAAGAAGCAGCTATAAGATTTGCAACTTTAAAAACAATAAGCAATAAATATAACCAAGACTGTCTATATTATACTTCATATATACGATATACTCAACAGAAATACGAAGTGGCTCTTGATGGTTTTCTTCAACTACAAAACAACTTAAAATACAAAACTTTCGTGCCTTATTACATTGCGCAAATCTATCTTATTCAAAAGCAATATAGCAAAGCTAAAGAGATAGCAAAAGGCTACCTAAAAAAAGACTCTCAAAACAAACACAGTATTGACATGTATAGAATATTAGGAGAATCCTATTACTATTCAGAAAACTACCAACAAGCTACAAAATTTTTCCAAACATATCTAAATTCTCTGAATATAAAACCACAACGAAACATTGTGTATATGCTAGGATTAGCATATTATAAAACCAAAGTGTTCTCAAAAGCAGCTGCAACCTTGGGTGAAATAACCACAACACATGATGAATTAACTCAAAATGCCTATTTACATATGGGACTCGCCTATTTACAACTTGCTGAAAAGAATAAGGCACGTATGGCTTTTGAACAAGCCGCTGCAGACAACACAAACTTAAAAATCAAGGAACAAGCAGCTTATAACTACGCACTCTGCATACACGACACCTCATTTTCAGCATTTGGAGAATCCGTAAATGCTTTTGAACAATTTTTAAATGAATTCCCCAAATCTCAATATACGGAAGAAATAAACAGTTACTTGGTAGAGGTATACATGAATACGCGAAACTACCAATATGCCTTAAAATCTATCGATCGGATCTCAAATCCAGGTATGCGAATAATGGAAGCTAAGCAGAAAATATTATTTCAGCTAGGTCTTCAAGCATTCACAAATAGCTCCTTTGAAGAAGCTATGAAATATTTTACTAAGTCTATTAGCCTTGGGCAATACAATAGAGAGACAAAAGCTAATAGTTTCTACTGGCGAGGTGAAACTTTTTACCGCCTGCACGATCTACTAAAATCTAGCAACGATTTTAAAGAATACCTATCTATATCCAAAACGGTCAGCTCTAAAATGTATCCAATCGCACATTACAACTTAGGCTATATCAATTTTGAACAAAAAAACTATTCGCAAGCCGAGAATTGGTTCATAAAATACATAAATTTAGAAAAAGAAAAAAACAGCCTAACACTTGCAGATACATATAATCGCATTGGTGACTGCAATTTTTATATTCGCAACTTTAGTACTGCTACTGAGTATTATTCTAAAGCTGAAAGTATGAACACCTCTAATGGGGACTATTCATTTTATCAACTAGCAATTGTCTCTGGTTTACAAAAAGACTATTCAGGCAAAATAACTCTATTAAATAGGCTCATGGGCAAATACCCCTCTTCGCCTTATATCACTAATGCACTTTATGAAAAAGGTCGTTCTTATGTACAAATGAACAATAACAAACAAGCTATTAATACATTCAAAGAACTCGCACAAAGATACCCACAAAGCCCCATCAGTAGAAAAGCATCCGCTGAAATAGGACTATTGTATTACCAGGATGAAGATTACTCTCAAGCAATTAAAGCATATAAAAATGTAATCACTCAATATCCAGAAAGCGAAGAGGCTGAATTAGCATTGCGTGACTTAAAATCCATTTATATCGACACAAATCGCATCAGTGACTTTACAACACTAGTTTCTTCCTTACCTGGGAACATGCATGTCAGCACTAATGAACAAGATTCTTTAACTTATGTAGCTGCTGAGAAAATATATATGAGAAAGAATATTCTACAAGCCCAAAAGAGTTTAAATAGCTATCTTGAGAAATATCCCAATGGGGCCTTTAAAATAAATGCTCATTATTACCTTTGCCTTATCGGTGAAAAACAAAGAAACGATAAAATGGTTTTAGATCATTCCGCTGAAATTCTAAAATATCCGAATAACCAATTTGCAGAAAAAGCTTTAATTTTTAGATCCGAAATCTTATTTAAACAGAAAAAATACAATGAAACACTGGAATTATATAAACAGTTACAAGAAAGTGCATCAACTTACGAAAATCGTTCATTAGCCCAAGTGGGCATATTACGTTCCGCGTATCTCAGCAATAATGATTCACAGACCATAGATGCAGCCAACAATCTATTATCAGATCCTAAAATAAATCCAGAATTGAGAACTGAAGCAACATATGATAGAGCTAAATCTTACTTAAAGTTAGGAACTGATAAAAAGGCAATGACTGATTTACGCACGCTATCAAAAGATACACGCAATATATATGGAGCCGAAGCTAAGTATCTCATTGCTCAAAAGCTATATGATGCAAAAGAATATGAATCCGCCGAAAAAGAATTGCTTGACTTTATAGATAAAAGTACTCCTCACGCATATTGGCTTGCCCGAGGCTTTATCCTTCTCTCTGACGTATATGTTGCAATGAATAAAAAACTAGATGCTCGACAGTATCTACTTAGTCTACAACAAAATTATCATGCAGATGATAATATTAAAAGTATGATCAAGAATAGATTACAAAAACTTAACAAATAA